One Solibacillus sp. R5-41 DNA segment encodes these proteins:
- a CDS encoding GNAT family N-acetyltransferase: protein MNIKELTSLQEMEQVQQLEERVWGISPIPTHQTLTAVKNGGIVVGAFDGEKLVGFSYGFPAYKNGESYLCSHMLGIDEAYRSKRIGEQLKHAQRQIARAKGYTIMHWTFDPLETRNGYLNLSKLNGICDTYLENCYGEMQDGFNKGLPSDRFEVHWHLDSEYVEQQQQPNILNLQPIGHFYLDQNERPTLQLATLENLTNDSYSLPVPKDFQQLKQTNADCALHWRMTTRKAFGALFSQGYVAVRIAIAEQWNEYIFVKKETLALGGNTYENY, encoded by the coding sequence ATGAACATTAAGGAATTAACATCATTACAAGAGATGGAGCAAGTCCAACAACTAGAGGAGCGAGTATGGGGCATAAGTCCAATTCCGACTCACCAAACGTTAACGGCTGTAAAAAATGGTGGCATCGTCGTTGGCGCATTTGATGGTGAAAAATTAGTCGGCTTTAGCTATGGTTTTCCAGCATATAAAAATGGTGAAAGCTATCTTTGCTCACATATGTTGGGAATCGATGAAGCCTATCGTTCGAAGCGAATTGGTGAACAACTGAAGCATGCACAACGGCAAATTGCACGGGCAAAAGGCTACACTATAATGCATTGGACATTTGATCCACTTGAAACACGCAACGGTTATTTAAACTTATCTAAGCTAAATGGTATTTGTGACACCTATTTAGAAAATTGCTACGGTGAAATGCAAGATGGATTCAATAAAGGTCTCCCATCAGATCGCTTCGAGGTGCACTGGCATTTAGATTCAGAATATGTAGAACAGCAACAACAGCCGAACATTTTGAATTTACAACCAATTGGTCATTTTTATTTGGATCAAAATGAACGACCTACTTTACAGCTAGCAACTTTAGAAAATTTAACAAATGATTCGTATTCACTGCCTGTTCCGAAAGATTTCCAACAATTAAAGCAGACGAACGCGGATTGTGCATTGCACTGGCGCATGACGACACGAAAAGCATTTGGTGCACTCTTTTCACAGGGCTATGTAGCTGTTCGGATCGCAATTGCAGAACAATGGAATGAATACATTTTTGTAAAAAAAGAGACATTAGCACTCGGAGGGAATACATATGAAAATTACTGA
- a CDS encoding amidohydrolase: MKEQLQARLQNEFNYLHTHPEISWQEVNTTKYIAELLRNEGLKPIEFSNMTGLYVDIGQGEPKVGFRTDMDALWQEIDGQFQANHSCGHDGHMTMAIGVVLLLKEMKLPGAVRIIFQPAEEKASGAKAMLEQGVIDPLIYLFGSHVRPLVELADGHHAPALYHGAAKLITGTITGIEAHGARPEQGINAIEVAAALVDAIKRIWISPTESASIKMTQIQGGGTSTNIIPGTATFSIDARAQTNETMKKLTTGFNNAVDAVSLLYGATIKTTVSAYIVAAQVDKDAHEIMRQAIINTVGATNCAPAIVTPGGEDFHFYTFTRPKLKTTMLGLGCAVSPGLHHPQMTFNHEQLPVGAQIITKAIQLAYQQIEGSEQA, translated from the coding sequence ATGAAAGAGCAATTACAAGCCCGTCTACAAAATGAATTTAACTATTTGCATACACATCCAGAAATTAGCTGGCAGGAAGTAAACACAACAAAATACATTGCGGAGTTATTACGAAATGAAGGATTAAAACCAATTGAATTTTCGAATATGACAGGTTTATATGTTGATATTGGCCAAGGTGAACCGAAAGTGGGCTTCCGAACAGATATGGATGCATTGTGGCAAGAAATTGATGGACAGTTTCAAGCGAATCATTCGTGTGGACATGATGGACATATGACAATGGCGATTGGTGTTGTTTTGTTATTAAAAGAAATGAAACTACCAGGTGCTGTGCGTATTATTTTCCAACCAGCAGAGGAAAAAGCATCCGGAGCGAAGGCCATGCTTGAGCAAGGCGTAATTGATCCGCTCATTTACTTATTCGGTTCACATGTTCGCCCACTTGTAGAGTTAGCGGACGGACATCATGCTCCAGCACTTTATCATGGGGCAGCCAAGCTGATTACCGGTACAATTACGGGTATAGAAGCGCATGGTGCAAGACCAGAGCAAGGAATTAATGCAATCGAAGTAGCCGCGGCACTTGTAGATGCAATAAAGCGTATTTGGATTAGCCCAACGGAGTCAGCTTCCATAAAAATGACGCAAATACAGGGCGGTGGAACGTCGACAAATATTATTCCGGGCACAGCTACATTTAGTATAGATGCAAGAGCACAAACAAATGAAACGATGAAAAAATTAACGACTGGCTTTAATAATGCTGTCGATGCGGTTAGCCTTTTGTACGGGGCTACCATTAAGACGACGGTATCGGCATATATTGTGGCTGCACAAGTAGATAAGGACGCGCATGAAATCATGAGGCAAGCGATTATTAATACGGTTGGGGCAACGAATTGTGCACCTGCTATTGTGACGCCAGGTGGGGAGGACTTTCACTTTTATACGTTTACGAGGCCTAAGCTGAAAACGACGATGTTAGGTCTTGGTTGCGCGGTATCACCAGGATTGCATCATCCACAAATGACATTCAATCATGAACAGCTACCAGTAGGGGCACAAATAATTACAAAAGCGATACAACTAGCCTATCAGCAAATAGAAGGAAGCGAACAAGCATGA
- the menC gene encoding o-succinylbenzoate synthase: protein MKITEITIRHLQMKLKAPFTTSFGTFTNKDFLVLEAKDESGTIGWGESVAFHSPWYNEETLKTNWHMLEDYLIPLILKKEINHPDEVSEIFEPIRKNNMAKSTIEGAIWDIYAQQTNQSLAATLGGKKDKIEVGISIGIQKSIDDLVALVDEYVNEGYKRIKVKIKPGWDIEVMRTLREKFPDVAIMADANSAYRLADMELLKQLDEFNLTMVEQPLASDDIIDHATLQKQMTTPICLDESIHSLEDARKAIEIGATKIINIKIGRVGGLTEAKKIHDYCEAQGIPVWCGGMLESGIGRAHNVALTTLENFILPGDTASSNRYWEKDIIEPEVVAENGYITVLQQAGIGYKVDVETIESYTVEKKTYQ from the coding sequence ATGAAAATTACTGAAATAACAATTCGCCATTTACAAATGAAGCTAAAAGCGCCGTTCACAACAAGTTTTGGCACATTTACAAATAAAGATTTTTTAGTATTAGAGGCAAAGGACGAAAGCGGTACAATCGGCTGGGGTGAATCTGTTGCATTCCATTCTCCTTGGTACAACGAGGAAACGCTAAAAACGAATTGGCATATGTTAGAGGATTACTTAATACCTCTTATTTTAAAAAAGGAAATCAATCATCCAGATGAAGTAAGCGAAATTTTTGAACCAATTCGTAAAAATAACATGGCAAAATCGACAATCGAAGGTGCAATTTGGGACATCTATGCGCAGCAAACCAATCAATCACTTGCTGCTACGCTTGGAGGCAAAAAAGATAAAATCGAAGTCGGTATTAGTATCGGAATTCAAAAATCAATTGATGATTTAGTCGCACTTGTAGATGAGTATGTAAACGAAGGTTACAAACGTATTAAAGTTAAAATCAAGCCAGGCTGGGATATCGAGGTGATGCGTACATTACGTGAAAAATTCCCAGACGTTGCCATTATGGCCGACGCCAACTCAGCGTATCGTTTAGCTGATATGGAGCTTTTAAAGCAATTGGATGAATTCAATTTAACGATGGTGGAGCAACCACTTGCATCGGATGACATTATCGATCATGCAACGTTGCAAAAGCAAATGACGACGCCAATTTGCTTGGATGAAAGTATTCATTCTTTAGAGGATGCACGAAAAGCAATTGAAATCGGGGCTACAAAAATTATTAATATTAAAATTGGACGTGTAGGTGGCTTAACGGAGGCGAAAAAGATTCATGATTACTGTGAAGCACAAGGCATTCCTGTATGGTGTGGCGGAATGTTGGAATCAGGAATTGGACGTGCGCATAATGTAGCCTTAACCACGTTAGAAAACTTTATTTTACCTGGTGATACAGCGAGTTCAAACCGCTACTGGGAGAAAGATATAATCGAGCCAGAAGTTGTAGCAGAGAATGGTTATATTACAGTGCTACAACAAGCTGGTATTGGATACAAAGTGGATGTTGAAACAATAGAATCATATACGGTAGAGAAAAAAACGTATCAATAA